The window ATGCTGCAGCAGACCACCAATTTGAACTCTGGACAGTAATTTTCTTAAAAGTAGCAGGATGGGGATGATGCAGACAAGGCTGTGGCCAGGCAGAAGGTTGGAGGATAAAGTGCTTTGGAAAACTGCCAGTGGAAGCTACCAGGCTGGCTTCATTTGCTGCTATCAGACTACCTTCTCTTTCGCTACTCCTGACCCAGGGTGGAGCGACAGCCCCAAAATGCAGCTTTTTTAATTTGAATAACAGGCCAGACAACAGGATGGTCAAGTTGTGGCTTGAAATCAGTACAAAAGGCTAGCCACTTGCAAACTACTATTTGTTTCTTTCACATCTGAATCATGCCACGCTGTCACTTATTCTTCAGTAGGACCGAGATATTGCCAGggaggtgggcggggggggggaggagaccagCCACCCAGCATTAGTGCCTGGAATTTATGACATTGCTAAAATGTCTTCCTCCATCTCTGCACTTTAAAATAGCATTTTCTATTGTTTTATTAATAAAATGTCAAATGAATGAACAAATAGGAAAATGAATATACAGTGCTTTCATTTGGTTGACAAAGATGACATGCTACCTGCCCGAAGCATTGGGGAGAAGAAGCTAGACTGAGGCTGAGTCAGTGTTTGATTTGCTGGCACACAATTTTGTCATTTCAGTTGCAAAACCAGGAAAAAGGCAAACTTATCCCAGGGATGAAGGATGCTCTGGGAGCTCTATTTTTAAGCCTGTCTCCTCTTCAGCGTACAAAATTAGTCATCGTTTCATTTGACGCAGCCTCCACATATCAATTTTGCATACCAGCcactatttaatttttaaaaatcctaatatataagaacaataaaacaaaataagcaaaaaaccaaaacaacccttttcttttaaaagagaatATAGATTTTGATATTAAACACCACATTGTGTATGTTGAAAACACAGTACTTACGCATTtccaaaaaaaaatggcaacgtCCCCAGTCTGCTTGAAAGAAGATTCAGACACTCCTTGGCATCTCTGTAGATCTaaaaaatatccccccccccaaaaaaaaacaacaactcctaAGCTTATCTGCACTACTTCCAAATACTTATCATGATTTCATTTGCATGGGAATATTGCAAGAAGAACAACCATGTGGCACAATATGTATCACTAAAATCCACTAAAGATTACATTCCTTCCATTTATAGTGGTAACGATTACAGGAAGCATGCATTAACCCTAAGACAATGGAACTGAACTTAATGTGGTTCCTGCCCGTGGTTATCCTTTTGAATGCTAGACTCTTCTTCCTCTTGAATGTTCATTGCATGACCACACTATTATCATATCCTCCTGGAAATCAAAGGTCTCATGTTCATCATCTGTGCCTTGACCATTTCTCTGTAATGTGCTATATGCTGGGATGTCTTTGAAGATTTATCAGACGCTTCAAATGGGTCAGGATGCAACAACACACCCTTTTTTGACCAATGCTGGGTGGACAGAATATATAGCACAAATTCTTGATAGTCTACACCAGTTGCCAAACTTGCTTCCTGGCATGTTTCCAAGATATAATGGGTTCAAGTCATACTATACTTGAGCTTACAGACTGCAGACCACCTTCTACGGTGTCTGCTACTTGCTTGGATTCTTGCAAAGTATGCTGGATTAAGCAGACCTTGTTCATATCCAGCAAAGCATATGCAAGAGTGCCTATTTAGCATCACATAATACATTTAAATTATGCCTTGTTATTAAGGAACCCAAAATATGCACTCCTACTACATAAATTTCAAACAGTTAGTAGACTTTGGAAGGGTTATAGGAAAGGAGAGagacagaaaaggaaagaaagagactaCACCCAACCTAAAAGAATACTTTTCCTCAACAAAGAGGTGAGACCAGTGATGATACAGAACTCAGCATGTTCTGGAAAAGCACCCAAATACTTTGCCAATGGAACCCTTTTAGGTTCCATCTCAAATTTTGTTTATGAGTGGAGAAGAATGGAGAGATTAAGGGAACAGAACGCTGAAGTGGTAGAACAGACTGTACAAGACTGCAGATGGAGGATCATGGAGTTTCACATTTTGGACATTTCCCCTATGTAAAAAGtctctacattttttttaaagaagcagcaCAGCAAGGGAAAGAAGTGGACTGAAGCTTGAGGAGGGGCCATCTCTGTTTCATATACATAAGGTCTTCTAGTTTAAAGGAACAGGTAGCAGATGAGATCTCTGCTTGAGATCTTGCtgatctgctgccagtcagaatagacagtaTTGACAATATTGATCTTTGCAGACTCAGTATAAGGGAAATCATTTTACAGCCTGTGTAAATCAGGCCTGTGTGCTTTAATGAAGATCATCTCTACTATGAAACAGTACATGAGACACTGACCAGGATCACTGAGCTCTGGCTGTTTCTTCCAACacaaaaaaagacattaaattgctgtttatgtttatttgtgactctgtttttaattaaaaatattaataattCAAATATTTGCTCAAAAGCAAGGTACAAAATCATATAATGCATTAAGAAAATGTGCTAACAGGGGATTTGTTTAGAAGGCTGACTGACTAGTAGAATTCACTGCTCCCTCTAAGACTACTTTGCTAATCCCACTATAAATCAGTGTTAGTGAAATAgaaaaaaaccacaataaatcCAGGAACAAGACAAAATTGCATGGAAAGCAAGACAACAGTGATGCAAATCAAAGATCAAAGTCACACCAAATATAAACATTGCATTATTCAGTCAAAGACTAGGAAAGCAAACATTTAGCATGTGATTTTAATAAATCTGCATCTATTATTGACTTAAATGACTAACAAGGCATGACATACCTGTGCTTCTATTTCAGCAACACTACAGAATGGAGGCCCTCCTTTTGTCACCAGGATCCTGTTCAATGCTTCCCGAGACATCTTCCCTGGCAGATACCAACTCAAAGGAAACGGAATCCTTGAACCAAACCATGGTTTTGTCACAGTGTAGTAATTATCAGTTTCCACCCAGAAAGTATGCAGCTATATCACAATGATAAAGAACAAATTCAATgcaattcaaaaataacaatcaAGCTCTCATTTAGCAAGAATCAAAGTTTTTTGTCTGTCTAAAAAGTAGGCTTCTGTAATATGGGATCCAGCATGCAAGGTAAGGAAGGAGGGACAGCATGCAAGCCATTCATATTGTATCAATCCCTATGACTGGCAGCTACTCCAGAAGGGCCTCAGTCCCAACTCACTCTGGAGCCAGATAGAAGAGAAAGGACAATGGAAGGAGGGGCAAGAGGGACCAGGATTGGTCTGGAGCCCCAACACTGCTTGAGCTTGCCATGTCACTCAAACAGCAGTGTGAACAAGTCAGGACACTGAGAAGTATCCCTACACTTTGGTCATTTAACTTCTCACCCATCTTAAACTTGAAGGTGGGATGGAGGACAATTTGGGGGTGTACCAGGTGGCTCACCCAGGCTTGTGGCAGCTTGTGTGGGGACAGCAGGAAGCTAGCATCACAGCCCCTTTAactcccactcaccttacagctgtttggtgggaaggagaggagaaggaggacaaGGGTCAGCTTTCAAGGTCAGCTCCTTTCCCCTaccagggaggaaagaaggggaaaggcacCTGGAAAGGGGGTTCTGTCCATCCTGCAAGGGGTGAGGCTCCTATGGAGCATGTGCAGCCTGTAAGATTGCCTTTGAAAACAGGGAAGAGAAGACTAATAGAACATATGAACAACTCTCTCCTCTATCTGTGGGAGggagatgttcatatgttctgttaGTCATCTCCCTCCCACAGCTAGAGGAGAGAGTTCAGAGATGGCAGAAGTGCCAAGGTGAAGTCTAGCAGCAGCCCATCCTCCCTCATTTCCTGGGGAAACCGCAGTGTGCAGCATGAATTGGCAAAAGGGCAGGGCCTTGGGCCCTGACACCCTAACTCCTGTATGACATGGTGGGAGTTGGTGCACTGCAGGAAATAAGGTGCCAGAAAGCTCTTACAAACAAACAATCTTAAAATTCTCTTAAGAAACTTGATTTTAACAGTAATTGCTGACCCCTAAGTCCCAGTTGGTTCCCTAAAGCATCTCACAGTgacaataagaatataagaacataatagaagctatgttggatcaggccaatggcccatccaatccaacactatgtgtcacacagtggccaaaaaaaccaagtagtttttttggccactgtgtgacaatgaGTAAGTCATGCATTTGACTTTAGCTGAATGACACCTGAAATCATTACCTGTGCCCACTAACAGTAACTCTGTACTCACCAAAGCGGGATGTAGTTTTTCTTCAAGTAGTGCAATGTAGGCCAGTGTGTCAGCTCCATCTTTTGCAGAGAGTTCATAATCAGCATTATATTTCTGCCAGTGAAAAAATGCAACAAACAGATGGAGAACAAACAAATCATACAAttcagaaaataaataaattatacaattCAGAAAAGGTCCAGGTCAAATACATACATTAAAACACAATGAAGAAATTTTAACAAAATTGACTATTTATGTAACAGAACAAAGATATGCCTTCCCATAATTTAGAATTAGGAAAAGCTTTAAGCAAAAGGGAATGTAAATGGTTTATTCAAAGTATACTTGTGTTCCTGTTTATGTCATGCCGAGAAAGCGATGGAGGCTGGTGGGATTCAATCCCGCTGTTCTAGCATTTGTGTGGGCTCAGACATCATGCTGCAGAGTGGCTCCAAGTATAAGGCAAGCTGAATCCTCAGCACCAATCAAACTGCAGTCTTTACCTCATACACAAGACTTTCTGTGTTTTGTATAGGGCTGCAGTTCACAAATAAATGCAAGTGTAACAAAGAAAAATAATCTTTAAATGTTAAACACGCCCAAACATGAGATGCCAAATTCGGAAACCCACCTGTTTTCTTAAGAAGTTTAGTATTTTTGCTGGCTGAGAAATAACAATGTCATCCGATACCAATAATGGTACACTCCCTAAAAGTTAAGAATTAATGTCAAGATCATATAACCAGAAAGACCCTACTAATGCTAACTTAACCAATGCTCATTTGCTCATGTGAGACATCCTATCAGTTCAATACTTTGGGTATCCCAAGAAGATTGGTGCTGTATCAGATGTTTGCTTGAGCAAGCTAAATATCATCATGTAGATGCATCGTACCAGTGCAACAGGTGAAGAACTTTATTAATATCCAGGAATTCGGCAAAATTTCACCAATCTGCCATTATTCCCCATCTGCACCAATATCTGATTTTCACACAAGACTCTTCACAGTACAGCTGCACTGTCCTGAGAAGCTAAGTCAGTGCAGCATGCTAGATGATTTAGAGCAACAGATGGTTTGTAACAAGgtgctggcaaaaaaaaaaattgcattgtaTTTGGTCTTATACGTGTTTTGCTTTGAATAACAAGCACCCAACCTATGCTAACTTTAGCAGTCTGTTAGTGGAGATGCAAGTATGTATGTAACTGTTTCTTAAAATGGAGCCTAATATGATGATGTACTTAAAAATGCTAATGGAATACCTCTTGGTGCCCTCCACGAATTATCTATAACATTCACTTTCAACGGTGCACCAGAAAACCTCCCATATGCCTGCAATAAAGGTTACAAAATAAACTCAGTCATTTATTCTGCAGAATTTAGGCTATTTAAATGTGAAAACAGATGGTAAGCTTGTATTTATAATATGTCCCCTCCCATCCCAGACCTGGGATGCACAATCACATTATGCTGCCGCTGCTGCTACTACAAGAAGCATCAGGGGGTGCTGTACAGATCCATGAAAATTAATGGAGGATTTACAGTTGATTAAATGGGATGTCCACTGAGTTACGAACTTTGCACTGCGTTTCCCCTAGTCCACCAGGGACATCATTGCCACGTGTGCAGCTGATGGTCATCAAGATACACAACTGCATCCACAGTTGCACTGCTCATCTAGAAAACACAGGAGACAGATGGGTATGTTGATGTGGATGGGAACATCCACTGCTGTCTGGGGCAACTAGTTGTTGTGGACTGCTAGGTGCAGACATCTAGAGAAGAACTGGGACTCTTGTGAAGCAATACAGAGTCCAATAAGGGAAAGGTCCCATTTCTCTCATTTAAGCATTCTCCGCTATCGTGAATGTAGGACAACCAGCAGTATCATGATACGGTAAAGGGAATTTTGCTAACATTTGATTAGTCTCTGCGTTATTTATTATTTTGCTTTATCGAAATCATGGCGCTCACTTCTGAGCAGAGGGCAGGACTAGATGAGAGGTGCTTGACAGTTGAACAAAACCCTTCTTTGGCGGGAAAACAAGATCCCCCACCGCAGGCACAATCCGAGGTTCACCCCACGCTTCTCCTCCCAAAACCAAGCCTCGCCTTTAGCATCGCGCTCCCCAACCCTGAGACTGCTAGAACCTAGCCTCTCCCCCAGCCTATCTTGCCCTTCAGGACCGCCGTTACCGTGACAACGAGGCACTCCGCGTGCACGGATGGcaacccccaatcaccaccccaGCAGCTCAGTTCCATGGGAGACGCCATATTGATGCGGCAACCTCTGCCCCCGCGAAGCCGCGCCCCTAGTCCCGCCTTACAGGTTGGCCTTGCAAAAGAAGGGCGGGGCGACTAGTCTCCAGAGCCGAGGCGCGCGCCGACTTGTCTTTAGCAGAGCGCAAGGACGGGGCTGTGGTGGATGCGCTGGAGCTGGAGGGACGAATCCATATGTGCGTTGTTATTGTTGTATGCGCTTCCTCTACGGAGCTCGCGTACGCGAGGTTCCGCTTTTCCATTTTATTGTCGCAGCCCTGTGTGATAGGCAGGCTGAGAGAAAGAAGGTGCCCAAGGCAAGGTCATAGAGGAAGGCTGACTGGAGTAACAAGAAGAGCAAAGCTTGACTCCAGTAGCACcgtgaagaccaacaaagtttagctTATGCACAGAAAGAATTAAACTTTtcttggtcttagaggtgcaactggactcacacttcgttctgttgcttcagaccaacacggccaccCACCTCAATCGATCTTCATCAAAGGGGTAACCAGAAGAGTTCTTCTGGACCGGTTGGCTGCGGCAGCGAAATCAAACAGGAGTCCaacggcaccttaaagactaacacagttTATTTAAGCGTACATCTCATGAAGGGAGTTCTGAGTCGGGTTAGTTTTAACAGTGCAACCCTACACAGATTGACACTCTTCCGAAACCGTTAGCGTTAATGgatttagaaaagtgtaactctgctCTAAAAGTTGCACCTGGGCTTCTGTTTTATTTAACAAGCATGATACTTATTACTTTCGGGGCTGCCAAGCTCTGGGagttctggaattacagttggtctccagacaagagagatcagtttctctggcggaaatggcagctctggagcGGGAAATGTAAGGCATTGCATGGCTGCTGAGCTCTCTCCTCTCGCTAGTCCACCCTCTCAGGCActacccccaaatttcccaaaATTTCACATGTTGTGATATTACTTGAGTCACATTCCAGCTTCCAGGGCAAAACCATCTGGACACAGACTCTTAAATATTCCCGTTGCCTTTCAGAGGGTCCTGCCTAATATTTGATATACATTTTGATCACCACCATTTGTGTGGTGGTACCCTGTTTTGTCCacatggttttttgttttttttaaagtttgcatTATGTTGTATTTTAAAATCTTGTTAAGCCACCTGGAGTGCTATTTTTTTATAGAAAGGTGGGTTAGCAATTCTCTGAACAAACAACCAATCTTTAATATTGGTCAGATATTGGGTAAACTGTATGATTCTCCTGTGCTTTTAGCCCTATGATTAGTTTACTTACAGTTCAATAAAGTTGAGTGTCTTGTGATTTTATTCCAAAGCCCATTATTTTGACCTTTAAGGATTCTATTATTGTgaaatttttaaaagttcagagTTAGATACAATATATGGAGGCATATGTTATAAGCAGATGCAAAGTTTATTGGTACACTGCTAATTTTCAAGTTCTCTTTGTTTTGATAATACTAGTTCACTCAGGGAAAAATATGGAATCTACAATTTTAAAAGAGCATTTAGACAAACTGTACTGTTTATTTCATCTGGAGGCAGAAACAAAGAAATATCTCAAGGGGacaaaaggggactatgaggagcatattgcaaaaaacataaagatcaacaataaaaatttcttcaaatatattagaagcaggaaaccagccagagaggcagtggggcccttggatgaccaaagggtcaaagattactgaaggaggatagggaaatggctgagaagccgaatgcattttttgcctccgttttcactgtggaagatgagaagtgtttgcctgctccagaaccacttatattggaaggggtgttgaaagacctgagtcagattgaggtgacaagagaggaggtcctacaactaatcgacaaattaaaaactaataagtcaccaggtctggatgccatacatccaagagttctgaatgaactcaaagttgaacttatggatcttttgacaaaaatatgtaatctttcattgacatctgcctctgttcctgaggactggaaagtagcaaatgtcacccccatctttaaaaagggttccagaggagatccaggtaactacaggccagtcagtctgacttcaatagcgggaaagttggtagaaaccattatcaaggacagaatgagtaggcacattgatgaacacgagttattgaggaagtctcagcatgggttctgtaagggaagatcttgcctcactaacctgttacatttctttgagggggtgaacaaacatgtggataaaggaaACCCGATAGATactgtttactttgacttccagaaagcttttgataaagttcctcatcaaaggcttcttaataagctcgagagtcatggagtaaaaggacaggttctcttgtggatcaaaaactggctaattaataggaagcagagagtgagtataaatgggcagtcttcgcagagaaggacggtaagcagtggagtgccgcagggctcagtactgggtcccatgctctttaacttgttcataaatgatttggagttgagagtagacagtgaagtggccaagtttgcagatgacactaaattgttcagagtggtaagaaccagagaggattgtgaggaactccaaagggatctgttgaggctgggtgagtgggcgtcaacgtggcagatgattttcaatgtggccaagtgcaaagtaatgcacattggggccaagaatcccagctacaaatacaagaaggggtgtgaactggcagagactgatcaagaaagagatcttggggtcgtggtagataactcactgaaaatgtcaagacagtgtgcgattgcaataaaaaaggccaacgccatgctgggaattattaggaagggaattgaaaacaaatcagccagtatcataatgcccctgtataaatcgatggtgtggtctcatttggaatactgtgtgcaattctggtcaccgcacctcaacaaggatattatagcattggaaaaagttcagaaaagggcaactagaatgattaaaggtttggaacactttccctatgaagaaaagttaaaacgcttgaggctctttagcttggagaaacgtcgactgcggggtgacatgatagattatgcatgggatggagaaggtagagaaagaagtacttttctccctttctcacaatacaagaacttgtgggcattcactgaaattgctgagcagtcgggttagaacggataaaaggaggcatttcttcacccaaagagtgattaacttgtggaattcactgccacaggaggtggcggcggctacaagcatagcaagcttcaagagggggttagataaaaatatggagcagtggcttcatcagtggctattagccacagtgtgtatatatatgtatatacacacatacatatatatacacactgtggctaatagccactgatgaagcCACTGCTATATTGCCACtgctatatatttaaatatatatatatatatttaaaaaatttggccactgtgtgatacagagtgttggactggatgggctattgacctgatccaacatggcttctcttatgttcttatgacaaataTTCAGTGAACGATATTGAATTTAGTCAGTTACCAACAGTTCAGATTTTATGGAGAGTTTATAGACTTATGGAGAGACTTGAAATATTTTGTGGTTTCCATAAAACCCCTTTTCCTGGAGTCAGAGATTttgtaagatttatttttttacctAAGCTCTTGCCCACCATGGATATAGAAACTACAGTTTCAGAAATGAGATGAGAACACACAAAATATCCATCTGTTCTTCATATTTTGATGAATTAAATAAACACAGATCTGACCAACTACAAGTTAAACTTCACTTGCTTCTTTGTGCATAATTTCCCAAACATCTTAAGatacatgttgggggggggggaaataataagAGGCACATCCTGAGAATTAGCATGATGCAGCAGCCAGAGTGTCAGACCAGGATATGAgcaactcaggttcaaatccccactagtATGCAAGGGTCACTTTGGGCTAGTCACTTTCCCCCCATCTAATCTGCCTCAGAAGGCTGTGAGGGTAAAATAGAGAAGAGACTGATGAAAGCCATTTTGGTTCTCCATAGGGGAGAAAAGTGTGTTATAAAcatctaaaataaataagttgacttaacattttttaaaaatgaaagcaaccatgaagaaaggcatATAATAGGGCTGAGACTCTGGCCGCCCCTGCGCAACTCCCCTGATTCAATCCAGGGCTCCTTtgaagttttttaaaatctttcagGAGTTTTGACTGTAGATCTGTTGTTTGGCCCTTGGTTAAGTGATACAAAGATTAAAGAGGATAGAAGTAAGGTGAACAGGTACATAAATATTGGGTATGAGGAAGGAACTTTGGCAAGAAGGTAATTGTTAAGAGTGACATTCACTTTAAatgtatttcctgtttttccacaGTGCAGCCTTGATAACAAATATGTAAAATACAatccagatttttaaaagcaaacaccTTCAAGTAAATAGATCCACATAAATATATAAGAAATACAAACTATCTTTTCAAATCTCTTTCCAATAAAACAGTTTTAACTTTGCACTGTAATGAACAAAAAGTGAATGGAGTGAGTTATCTCTACAGTGGAGCCACCAGGGCCCTGTCAATGGTGACCTGCTTAAGGCTCTCTGCATTATCTGTTTGGTACTTTATGTATACAATTCCTGAATGCACACTGAAGGGCTGTTTCTCCTCTAATGTCTCCTTACATTTCTGTCTTTGTATCTTGTATTACATCCCTGCCTTCGTGCCTACTAAAGATGGTGTTGGAACCACAGTCACCACTGACTTATGGGgatcctgtaaggttttcaaagtAATATATGAACAGAaagggtttgccattgcttgtctccacataaggtctctcatccaagtactaaacagggctgaccttgcttaacttctgagatctgatgaaatcaggttagcctgggccacccagatcAGGGTCAATTAAAGATACTGAGAATAATTGCTTTCTGTTGAGTATCCATAAAGCAATTGTCCTTTTCTGCTTCAAACTTCTCTTCTTTACAAAACCTTTAATATTTTTACTTGGCATATCATCTTCTGTGCTATTTGGTTAGGTGTCACTTGAGACCAAAATAACTCATACTATAggattccccattactatgtatgaatgtgaaagttggacaataaaGAAAGCTTACAGGAAGAAAATTAATTCATTTTAAATGCTGtcttggaggagagttttaaggATACTATGGACAGCCAAAAAGAAAAGCAGGTGTTAGATCAAACCAAACCTGAAATCttcttagaagctaaaatgactaagctGTGGCTATTGTTCTTTGGTGACATTgtaagaagacaagactcactgggaaagacaataatgccaggaaaagttgaaggcagaggAAAACAGGAAGACCTTATGTGAGATGGACTGACAATAAAAGAAGcaacagccttcagtttgcaagacctgagcaaggctgttaatgtcTGGGTGTTCGGAGGTCAataattcacagggttgccataaatcagaagtgacttgatggcatatcACAAGCAACCACTCATATACACACTACACGTACTAATATTCATGTCAGGGAATGAAAAGTGAGAGGCTGTTGGGGAAGCCACTTTCCTACAGTTTCAAccaatacatatagctggtggtaAATACATTGTTTTACAATAGGGGTGGCAGTAGTAACAGAAAAACTATAAATTGACTTGTCAATAAACACTGATTTCCCATTGTTTGTAAAGATGCATTGGACTTCTGAAATATTTTCAACCACCCAGGTATCACAATCAATTAATTTTGGACTCCCCACACCTTCTGTTTTAGACTGAAGCCTAACATGTCACTTCCAATTCCTTGTAATTAATGACCTCACATTCAGTGCAGTTGTCTACTGATTCAGTAATTGACCAATAACAGCCATCATTATTTGTTCAGAAGCTGAGAAATAGCCAATTGCCTAAGACCTGTACATGAATTAATAAGCAAAGCCTTGGGATTTGAGCTATCTGTTTACTTATTAAAAACCATGATCACGTTAATAAAGTGAGTAATGGTCATATGCCATTTCTTCTAAGACAACATCCTTAATGTAGAAAAGATCAAAGCCAAACCACCAAACTAGCAAGTGAACTGTGTAAGATCAAGTTGATTTCTCAGAACATACTATCCCCTTTCTAGCAAAGAACCAGCTAGGaaacagaag is drawn from Heteronotia binoei isolate CCM8104 ecotype False Entrance Well chromosome 4, APGP_CSIRO_Hbin_v1, whole genome shotgun sequence and contains these coding sequences:
- the MTX3 gene encoding metaxin-3 isoform X1: MASPMELSCWGGDWGLPSVHAECLVVTAYGRFSGAPLKVNVIDNSWRAPRGSVPLLVSDDIVISQPAKILNFLRKQKYNADYELSAKDGADTLAYIALLEEKLHPALLHTFWVETDNYYTVTKPWFGSRIPFPLSWYLPGKMSREALNRILVTKGGPPFCSVAEIEAQIYRDAKECLNLLSSRLGTLPFFFGNAPTTLDAFVFGFLAPLYKVQFPKVQLQDHLKKLPNLCRFCDDILSCYFRLNMTGISPAGQDPIDANLQKLIQLVNKESNLIEKMDDNLRKSPQHPPRKLTTLKLSTTGEGNSSVNRLSP
- the MTX3 gene encoding metaxin-3 isoform X2, coding for MASPMELSCWGGDWGLPSVHAECLVVTKYNADYELSAKDGADTLAYIALLEEKLHPALLHTFWVETDNYYTVTKPWFGSRIPFPLSWYLPGKMSREALNRILVTKGGPPFCSVAEIEAQIYRDAKECLNLLSSRLGTLPFFFGNAPTTLDAFVFGFLAPLYKVQFPKVQLQDHLKKLPNLCRFCDDILSCYFRLNMTGISPAGQDPIDANLQKLIQLVNKESNLIEKMDDNLRKSPQHPPRKLTTLKLSTTGEGNSSVNRLSP